The Streptomyces sp. NBC_01363 region GCCGAGCGCGTCGGCGTGCCCGTCCTGGAGATCAGGGCGGTCTCGAACGCCGTCGGTCCGCGCGACCGGGACTCCTGGCGCATCGGCGACGCGCTGGCCGCGCTCACCGAGGCGTTCGGGAAGCTCGTACCCGTACTGGAAGGTTGGACCCACCATGACCGAAACGACTCCTGACCCGCTGCGGAACCCGCTGCGGATCGCTTTCTCGCCGTGCCCGAACGACACCTTCGTCTTCGACGCCTGGGCGCACGGAAGGGTCCCCGGCGCGCCCGCCCTCGACGTCACCTTCGCGGACATCGACATCACCAATGGGATGGCCGAGCGCGGGGAGCTCGACGTCCTCAAGGTCTCGTACGCGGTGCTGCCGTGGGTGCTCGACGATTACGCGCTGCTGCCGTGCGGCGGGGCGCTGGGCCGGGGCTGCGGCCCGCTCGTCCTCACGAGGGACGGGGCGGACACGGACCTGACGGGCCGGACCGTCGCCGTACCGAGCGAGCGTTCCACCGCCTATCTGCTGTTCCGCCTCTGGGCGGCCGAGGTGGTGCCGGGCGGTGTCGGCGAGATCGTCGTGATGCCGTTCGACGAGATCATGCCCGCCGTGCGCGACGGGAAGGTGGACGCCGGTCTCGTCATCCACGAGGCCCGGTTCACGTACCAGAACTACGGGCTGCACAACCTCGCCGACATGGGCCGGCACTGGGAGGAGACGACCGGGCTGCCGATCCCGCTCGGCGCGATCATCGCCAAGCGGTCGCTGGGCGCGGACACGCTGAAGCTGCTCGCCGAGTCGGTGCGCACCTCGGTAAGGATGGCCTGGGACGACCCGGAGACGTCCCGGCCGTACGTGCTGGAGCACGCCCAGGAGATGGACCCGGCCGTGGCGGACCAGCACATCGGGCTGTACGTCAACGAGTTCACGGCCGACCTCGGCGAGGACGGCTACGCGGCGATCCGCGGACTGCTGACCCGCGCGGCGGCCGAGGGACTGGTACCGCCCCTCGGCCCCGACGCACTGTCGTTCGTCTGAACCGCGCGTTCGTCCCGGGCCGCGCCCGGGATCAGACGTCGAGCGGAATCAGACGTCGAGCAAGATCGGACATCGAGCGGGATCAGACATCCAGCTGGTCGGCGACCGCGCGCAGCAGGCCGCCGATCTTCTTCCCGGCCGCCTTGTCCGGGTACCGGCCTCGCTCCAGCATCGGCGTGATGTTCTCCAGCAGGGTGGTCAGGTCCTGCACGATGGACGCGAGCTCGTCCGGCTTGCGGCGCTGCGCGGCCGCGACGGACGGGGTCGGGTCCAGGATCGCCACCGAGAGCGCCTGGTCTCCACGCTGACCTGCGACGACCCCGAATTCGACGCGCTGGCCCGGCTTGAGGGCATCGACACCGTCGGGAAGCACGGAGGAGTGCACGAAGACGTCGCCGCCGTCGTCGCGGGAGAGGAAGCCGAAGCCCTTCTCACTGTTGAACCACTTGACCTTGCCAGTCGGCAAAGCACGCACCCCATCTCAACCCGTATGCAACCTGTGCAACCTGTATGCCGGAACAAATCCTCAGCAGGTCAGGCTATCCAGTGGTGGTGCTCCCCTGCTGGCAGCAGCCTCCCCAGGGGGGGTACCCCTCGTCAAGCCTGGTCATCCGGACTCTGTCCGGAAACGGCGCCTGCCGCGCACGCCGGTCACCGCGGGGTTGACCGCGAGGTTGACCGAAGGGTTGACCGCAGGGTCGTGCGCCGCTGCCGGGAACTACCCTTACGGGGTGAGTACTACACCTTCTGGCGCAGGTGACCGGCTGGTCCGGATCGGCGCGATCGTCTTCTTCATCGGCGCACTGTCCACCCTGGCCACCATGGCCCCCCTCTTCCTCGGCACCCATCCGCTGCCGTCGATCGCCTGGTCGCTGTGCATGCTGATGGGCGTCGGCTTCCTGATCGCGGCGGCGGGCGTGATCCGCTCGGTGCGCGCGGGGGCGGCCAAGCAGTAGGGCATCCGGGGCGCCCACACCGCCATTCCCTAGCGCAAACACCACCGGCCGTACCGCCCAGCCGTCCGATCATCGTCTCGCGGGTCGACGGCAGGAGGCAGAAAAGACGGATCGAGCTGCTCGCCCGACAGCCGACTGCGGTCGCCACAACACTCCCGACACCACGCTGCGCGTCCAATCCAACACACGTTTGGCTTGAATTGCGTTGCCAGTGCTAATAGCCCCTTGATACAGATGAAGATCCTGTCGGCGGCGGCACGCGTGTTGCCGGAGGCAGGTGACGAGACGTATCGGCCGGGGGATGCAGGGGGACGGCATGACGGGGTGGGACATCAGGCCGAGCGGGGTGGAGTCCGTTCTGTCGTTGGTGGGACTGGCCGCCGAGGATCTGAGCAAGGGCGTCAGGGGCTACGGCGAGAACGTGGAGGACGCCGCGCTGCATGCGGGGACGATCAGCGGACCGTACTGCGGCGAAGCACCGGCGGGACCGGTCGGCGCCGCGGTGGCGAACTTCATCGCGGACACCCAGCAGCGGATCAGGTTCATGGCCGCCCGCACGAAGAAGTCGATGGACGGCACCGTCAAGGCCACCACCGAGTACATCGAGGGCGATCTGGCCATGGCCGCCCGCGCCCAGCGCGAGGCAGCGAAGGCCCCGACCCCCGCCGAGATCAGGGCGGTCGGGCAGAAGCCCGGCCACCGGGGCGGGGAGTAGCCGACGTGATCGAACCGGGCGGGATACCTCAGTACACCGGTGACTTCGGCCAGTTGGAGAAGGCCGCGTCCGCTCTGCGTACGCATGCCACGGGCATCCGGAACGGCGGGAAGGACGTCCACTCCCGCTTCCAGGCGACGGCCGCGTACTACAAGGCGCCCGAGGCCGAGAGGCTGTTCTCCTCGACCCAGCCGGTCATGGACACGGCCGACGAATTCGCGGGGAACATCGAGTCGCTCGCCGATGCCCTGGATACGTTCATCTTCGAGGCCAAGCCGCACGCCGACCGTCTCAAGCAGTTGAAGCTGGACGCGATCGGCTTCGTCGACAGCGTCCGGGGCGATGACGACTGGACCCAGGACCAGAAGAAGACCGACAAGCACCAGGCGTTGATGGACGGTGTGGATGCGGCGCGCGCGGCCTTCCAGGAGGCCGAACGCAACGCGGCCAACAAGATCAACGCAATCAGCCCCGCTGCCTGCCGCCCCGCGTGGATCGTGGACGACGGCACCCACGGGCTCGGCATGTACGGCCAGAACGCCGGCGCGCTCAAGGACATGAAAGACCTGCCGTGGGGCAGCCCCGAGGGACGTACCTATGAGCGCTGGAGCCTGGAGTGGTGGGGGCACGGGGCCAAGAGCTGGGCGTGGGACGGCATAGCCAAGGACAGCATCTGGGGCGGCATCGACGGCCTGGGCACCCTCGTCGGCTTTCACGGGGGCGAGGCGCGCGACCAGGCCTGGGACGGCCTGCGACGCATTGCCGTCGGCGGCTACGCCTACGGCATGGACCTGTTCGGACAGGACGAGCACCTGTCCGACTGGCAGCGCGACAGCAAGGCGTACGCGAAGGAGTTCGGCAAGCAGTTCATCGCGTACGACATGGCGAACGAGGATCCCGCTCGCGCCCACGCCGTGGTCTCCTTCAACATCCTCACCCTCGCCACCGGCCCCTTCGCCGCTGCCGCGAAGCTCGGCAAGGGCGGCACGATCGCGAAGGCCGCCGGCACCATGGCGAAGATCGGCGACGCCCTCGACCCGCTCTCCGGCACGTTCAAGGCCGCCAAGGCGCTTTCGGGCCTGCCCAAGGTCTCCCAGGTTCTGGCCAATGTCAGCGACCACCTCCAGATACCGAAGACCAAGTTCCCCGACGGAGCCTTCGACCTGAGCGACCGTTTCCGGGTCGACAAGGACGGCAAGTTCGTCCCCCTGGGCCCCGACGGCAAACCCGACCTGACCCCGGCCAGGCACGAACCCTCCGCCGCCGAACGGGGCGCCGGCCGGCCGAACGGTGACCGCGAGCCGGTCGGTGCGGGCGCGCGGACAAGCGAGAACTCTGCACATGCAGGCGGCCACAGGTCGCCACAAGCGAGCCATGACCTACGCGGCGAAAACGGTAATCGCGCTGATTCGGCGGGTGAGAGGCAGAGCGGCCAATCCGGTGAGACCGATGCTGGGAAAGCTACGGAAGGGCGGCACCCCAATGGCCTCCAGGATGGGGAACTCGGGGGCTCGGACGGCCATCCTCATGACGATGTTCCGGACGGAGCGGGCGCATCCCCCGGCTCTGGCGGCCACGGTGGGTCCGACGGGGATGTTCCGGCGACGCCCGACGGTCCATCACCGGACGGCGATGGACAACCCATGGTTCGCGGGGGCGAGACAGAGCAACGTGTTCGTGACGCGATCAAGGGAATTCCTGGCCCGCAACGGCCGAAGCCCAATGTCCTTGACAGGGTGCTTG contains the following coding sequences:
- a CDS encoding 1,4-dihydroxy-6-naphthoate synthase, whose translation is MTETTPDPLRNPLRIAFSPCPNDTFVFDAWAHGRVPGAPALDVTFADIDITNGMAERGELDVLKVSYAVLPWVLDDYALLPCGGALGRGCGPLVLTRDGADTDLTGRTVAVPSERSTAYLLFRLWAAEVVPGGVGEIVVMPFDEIMPAVRDGKVDAGLVIHEARFTYQNYGLHNLADMGRHWEETTGLPIPLGAIIAKRSLGADTLKLLAESVRTSVRMAWDDPETSRPYVLEHAQEMDPAVADQHIGLYVNEFTADLGEDGYAAIRGLLTRAAAEGLVPPLGPDALSFV
- a CDS encoding cold-shock protein produces the protein MPTGKVKWFNSEKGFGFLSRDDGGDVFVHSSVLPDGVDALKPGQRVEFGVVAGQRGDQALSVAILDPTPSVAAAQRRKPDELASIVQDLTTLLENITPMLERGRYPDKAAGKKIGGLLRAVADQLDV
- a CDS encoding DUF6507 family protein; amino-acid sequence: MTGWDIRPSGVESVLSLVGLAAEDLSKGVRGYGENVEDAALHAGTISGPYCGEAPAGPVGAAVANFIADTQQRIRFMAARTKKSMDGTVKATTEYIEGDLAMAARAQREAAKAPTPAEIRAVGQKPGHRGGE